One region of Oryza sativa Japonica Group chromosome 10, ASM3414082v1 genomic DNA includes:
- the LOC4348183 gene encoding uncharacterized protein isoform X2 encodes MKGGGGAAAASAAPGDYVYFKSVVPLHKISIGPKLWRYYDFGPKTVPPLVCIPGIAGTADVYYKQIMSLSMKGYRVMSIDVPQVWNHQEWIHSFEKFLDSMNIHHVHIYGTSLGGFLAQIFAQHRPRRVKSLVLSNTFLETHKFAAATPWSPVVNWTPSFLLKRYLLTGIRDGPHEPFIADSVDFVVSQVETLSRDDLSSRLMLNVNVASVGSLMLPDSLITIMDTNDYSAVPQQLKDQVNERYPGARRAVLKTGGDFPFLSRPDEVNLYLQLHLRRVGVEPRPDLVQGFTRNGSAGSSKDQKDGGNNFDNHPGDNGGPGSGGHDHETQNSGSESHDSDESIPTSTMLANTILAHIAL; translated from the exons ATGaagggcggcgggggcgcggcggcggcgtcggcggcgccgggggaCTACGTCTACTTCAAGTCCGTCGTCCCGCTCCACAAGATCTCG ATTGGACCGAAATTATGGAGGTACTATGATTTTGGACCAAAGACTGTTCCACCTCTTGTCTGCATCCCAGGAATTGCAGGAACGGCTGATGTGTACTACAAACAGATCATGTCTCTCTCTATGAAG GGTTATCGAGTGATGTCAATTGATGTTCCTCAAGTTTGGAATCACCAGGAATGGATTCAttcatttgaaaaatttttgGACTCCATGAATATCCATCAT GTTCATATTTATGGTACATCTCTTGGTGGATTTCTTGCACAAATATTTGCTCAACACCGTCCAAGGAGAGTAAAGTCCTTGGTCCTATCAAATACTTTTCTTGAGACACATAAGTTTGCTGCTGCTACGCCATGGTCTCCTGT TGTTAATTGGACCCCTTCTTTTTTGCTGAAGCGGTACCTATTGACAGGAATCCGAGATGGCCCCCATGAACCGTTTATTGCAGACTCAGTGGATTTTGTTGTGAGTCAG GTTGAGACGCTGTCAAGAGATGATCTCTCATCAAGGTTGATGTTAAATGTTAATGTTGCATCAGTTGGATCATTAATGCTACCTGATTCACTCATCACTATAATGGAT ACAAACGACTATTCCGCTGTTCCTCAGCAGTTAAAGGACCAAGTGAATGAAAGGTACCCAGGTGCAAGGCGTGCAGTACTAAAGACGGGTGGTGATTTCCCCTTCCTGTCACGTCCTGATGAGGTTAATTTGTACCTTCAG CTACATTTGAGACGAGTTGGAGTAGAACCTAGACCAGATCTGGTCCAAGGTTTCACACGTAATGGCAGTGCTGGGAGCTCAAAGGACCAAAAAGATGGTGGAAACAATTTTGACAATCATCCTGGAGATAATGGTGGCCCTGGTTCAGGGGGTCATGATCATGAGACACAGAATTCTGGATCAGAATCACATGATTCTGATGAATCAATACCAACGAGCACAATGCTTGCCAATACCATTCTAG CTCACATCGCATTGTGA
- the LOC4348183 gene encoding uncharacterized protein isoform X1 has product MKGGGGAAAASAAPGDYVYFKSVVPLHKISIGPKLWRYYDFGPKTVPPLVCIPGIAGTADVYYKQIMSLSMKGYRVMSIDVPQVWNHQEWIHSFEKFLDSMNIHHVHIYGTSLGGFLAQIFAQHRPRRVKSLVLSNTFLETHKFAAATPWSPVVNWTPSFLLKRYLLTGIRDGPHEPFIADSVDFVVSQVETLSRDDLSSRLMLNVNVASVGSLMLPDSLITIMDTNDYSAVPQQLKDQVNERYPGARRAVLKTGGDFPFLSRPDEVNLYLQLHLRRVGVEPRPDLVQGFTRNGSAGSSKDQKDGGNNFDNHPGDNGGPGSGGHDHETQNSGSESHDSDESIPTSTMLANTILGTVSSTLQASLCVLLIHHYYESALYISSRQPLDV; this is encoded by the exons ATGaagggcggcgggggcgcggcggcggcgtcggcggcgccgggggaCTACGTCTACTTCAAGTCCGTCGTCCCGCTCCACAAGATCTCG ATTGGACCGAAATTATGGAGGTACTATGATTTTGGACCAAAGACTGTTCCACCTCTTGTCTGCATCCCAGGAATTGCAGGAACGGCTGATGTGTACTACAAACAGATCATGTCTCTCTCTATGAAG GGTTATCGAGTGATGTCAATTGATGTTCCTCAAGTTTGGAATCACCAGGAATGGATTCAttcatttgaaaaatttttgGACTCCATGAATATCCATCAT GTTCATATTTATGGTACATCTCTTGGTGGATTTCTTGCACAAATATTTGCTCAACACCGTCCAAGGAGAGTAAAGTCCTTGGTCCTATCAAATACTTTTCTTGAGACACATAAGTTTGCTGCTGCTACGCCATGGTCTCCTGT TGTTAATTGGACCCCTTCTTTTTTGCTGAAGCGGTACCTATTGACAGGAATCCGAGATGGCCCCCATGAACCGTTTATTGCAGACTCAGTGGATTTTGTTGTGAGTCAG GTTGAGACGCTGTCAAGAGATGATCTCTCATCAAGGTTGATGTTAAATGTTAATGTTGCATCAGTTGGATCATTAATGCTACCTGATTCACTCATCACTATAATGGAT ACAAACGACTATTCCGCTGTTCCTCAGCAGTTAAAGGACCAAGTGAATGAAAGGTACCCAGGTGCAAGGCGTGCAGTACTAAAGACGGGTGGTGATTTCCCCTTCCTGTCACGTCCTGATGAGGTTAATTTGTACCTTCAG CTACATTTGAGACGAGTTGGAGTAGAACCTAGACCAGATCTGGTCCAAGGTTTCACACGTAATGGCAGTGCTGGGAGCTCAAAGGACCAAAAAGATGGTGGAAACAATTTTGACAATCATCCTGGAGATAATGGTGGCCCTGGTTCAGGGGGTCATGATCATGAGACACAGAATTCTGGATCAGAATCACATGATTCTGATGAATCAATACCAACGAGCACAATGCTTGCCAATACCATTCTAGGTACGGTTAGCTCAACCCTGCAAGCTTCACTATGTGTGCTCTTGATACATCATTACTATGAGTCTGCTTTGTATATTTCGTCGAGACAGCCATTGGATGTATGA
- the LOC4348183 gene encoding uncharacterized protein isoform X4, translated as MSLSMKGYRVMSIDVPQVWNHQEWIHSFEKFLDSMNIHHVHIYGTSLGGFLAQIFAQHRPRRVKSLVLSNTFLETHKFAAATPWSPVVNWTPSFLLKRYLLTGIRDGPHEPFIADSVDFVVSQVETLSRDDLSSRLMLNVNVASVGSLMLPDSLITIMDTNDYSAVPQQLKDQVNERYPGARRAVLKTGGDFPFLSRPDEVNLYLQLHLRRVGVEPRPDLVQGFTRNGSAGSSKDQKDGGNNFDNHPGDNGGPGSGGHDHETQNSGSESHDSDESIPTSTMLANTILAHIAL; from the exons ATGTCTCTCTCTATGAAG GGTTATCGAGTGATGTCAATTGATGTTCCTCAAGTTTGGAATCACCAGGAATGGATTCAttcatttgaaaaatttttgGACTCCATGAATATCCATCAT GTTCATATTTATGGTACATCTCTTGGTGGATTTCTTGCACAAATATTTGCTCAACACCGTCCAAGGAGAGTAAAGTCCTTGGTCCTATCAAATACTTTTCTTGAGACACATAAGTTTGCTGCTGCTACGCCATGGTCTCCTGT TGTTAATTGGACCCCTTCTTTTTTGCTGAAGCGGTACCTATTGACAGGAATCCGAGATGGCCCCCATGAACCGTTTATTGCAGACTCAGTGGATTTTGTTGTGAGTCAG GTTGAGACGCTGTCAAGAGATGATCTCTCATCAAGGTTGATGTTAAATGTTAATGTTGCATCAGTTGGATCATTAATGCTACCTGATTCACTCATCACTATAATGGAT ACAAACGACTATTCCGCTGTTCCTCAGCAGTTAAAGGACCAAGTGAATGAAAGGTACCCAGGTGCAAGGCGTGCAGTACTAAAGACGGGTGGTGATTTCCCCTTCCTGTCACGTCCTGATGAGGTTAATTTGTACCTTCAG CTACATTTGAGACGAGTTGGAGTAGAACCTAGACCAGATCTGGTCCAAGGTTTCACACGTAATGGCAGTGCTGGGAGCTCAAAGGACCAAAAAGATGGTGGAAACAATTTTGACAATCATCCTGGAGATAATGGTGGCCCTGGTTCAGGGGGTCATGATCATGAGACACAGAATTCTGGATCAGAATCACATGATTCTGATGAATCAATACCAACGAGCACAATGCTTGCCAATACCATTCTAG CTCACATCGCATTGTGA
- the LOC4348183 gene encoding uncharacterized protein isoform X3 gives MSLSMKGYRVMSIDVPQVWNHQEWIHSFEKFLDSMNIHHVHIYGTSLGGFLAQIFAQHRPRRVKSLVLSNTFLETHKFAAATPWSPVVNWTPSFLLKRYLLTGIRDGPHEPFIADSVDFVVSQVETLSRDDLSSRLMLNVNVASVGSLMLPDSLITIMDTNDYSAVPQQLKDQVNERYPGARRAVLKTGGDFPFLSRPDEVNLYLQLHLRRVGVEPRPDLVQGFTRNGSAGSSKDQKDGGNNFDNHPGDNGGPGSGGHDHETQNSGSESHDSDESIPTSTMLANTILGTVSSTLQASLCVLLIHHYYESALYISSRQPLDV, from the exons ATGTCTCTCTCTATGAAG GGTTATCGAGTGATGTCAATTGATGTTCCTCAAGTTTGGAATCACCAGGAATGGATTCAttcatttgaaaaatttttgGACTCCATGAATATCCATCAT GTTCATATTTATGGTACATCTCTTGGTGGATTTCTTGCACAAATATTTGCTCAACACCGTCCAAGGAGAGTAAAGTCCTTGGTCCTATCAAATACTTTTCTTGAGACACATAAGTTTGCTGCTGCTACGCCATGGTCTCCTGT TGTTAATTGGACCCCTTCTTTTTTGCTGAAGCGGTACCTATTGACAGGAATCCGAGATGGCCCCCATGAACCGTTTATTGCAGACTCAGTGGATTTTGTTGTGAGTCAG GTTGAGACGCTGTCAAGAGATGATCTCTCATCAAGGTTGATGTTAAATGTTAATGTTGCATCAGTTGGATCATTAATGCTACCTGATTCACTCATCACTATAATGGAT ACAAACGACTATTCCGCTGTTCCTCAGCAGTTAAAGGACCAAGTGAATGAAAGGTACCCAGGTGCAAGGCGTGCAGTACTAAAGACGGGTGGTGATTTCCCCTTCCTGTCACGTCCTGATGAGGTTAATTTGTACCTTCAG CTACATTTGAGACGAGTTGGAGTAGAACCTAGACCAGATCTGGTCCAAGGTTTCACACGTAATGGCAGTGCTGGGAGCTCAAAGGACCAAAAAGATGGTGGAAACAATTTTGACAATCATCCTGGAGATAATGGTGGCCCTGGTTCAGGGGGTCATGATCATGAGACACAGAATTCTGGATCAGAATCACATGATTCTGATGAATCAATACCAACGAGCACAATGCTTGCCAATACCATTCTAGGTACGGTTAGCTCAACCCTGCAAGCTTCACTATGTGTGCTCTTGATACATCATTACTATGAGTCTGCTTTGTATATTTCGTCGAGACAGCCATTGGATGTATGA